From Fervidobacterium sp., the proteins below share one genomic window:
- a CDS encoding DUF4899 domain-containing protein, giving the protein MDLYFIKVRARSKGTAEDIVGYFFGKTNSAPDYDFIVVPIRYANMLDEITLDEKLNDFKEKIEKVRKQIKELPGTYDISLAFISYLNNIMNRRGKIPLGIEFSTAIKENDEEVLRVIISDLLEEWSPKMDVNIKFEGMLLEEYSALTFLEIQEDFTDENVVKVYSRPDVVDLIEVFPVIDPINGSTVMQFDIGDKMPVVILNPGKYEKQLREKLPKFDLQKISIEGTIVSKELIKVRGGSLYLVKLELFEGILAKSLVSPALKILSDESYFLKKQKQVFEGKEYIKEEIPRQIRVEVPPTTGSELLISFMTTLLITGALLIIIYLFTK; this is encoded by the coding sequence CTGGATCTTTATTTTATAAAAGTTAGGGCACGGAGTAAGGGTACAGCAGAGGATATAGTAGGATACTTCTTTGGGAAAACCAACAGTGCTCCCGATTATGATTTTATTGTTGTGCCTATTCGATACGCGAACATGCTTGACGAAATAACGCTTGATGAAAAATTAAATGATTTTAAAGAAAAGATCGAGAAAGTAAGAAAACAAATAAAAGAATTACCTGGAACATACGACATATCTCTCGCTTTTATATCTTATCTTAACAACATAATGAATCGGAGAGGAAAAATTCCCCTTGGTATTGAATTTTCCACAGCTATAAAAGAAAATGACGAAGAAGTTTTAAGAGTTATTATATCAGATCTTTTAGAAGAATGGAGTCCAAAAATGGATGTTAACATAAAATTCGAAGGCATGTTACTTGAGGAATACTCCGCACTCACATTTTTAGAAATACAAGAAGATTTTACAGACGAAAACGTTGTTAAAGTGTACTCTCGACCAGACGTAGTCGATTTAATAGAAGTGTTCCCAGTAATAGATCCGATAAATGGCTCAACAGTCATGCAATTTGATATCGGTGACAAAATGCCAGTAGTTATATTAAATCCTGGAAAGTATGAAAAACAATTAAGAGAAAAACTACCGAAGTTTGATCTACAAAAAATTTCTATTGAGGGGACTATAGTAAGCAAAGAACTCATAAAAGTCAGAGGAGGAAGCTTATATTTAGTCAAATTGGAACTGTTTGAAGGAATACTTGCAAAATCACTTGTAAGCCCTGCTTTGAAAATTTTAAGTGATGAATCTTATTTTTTAAAAAAACAAAAGCAAGTTTTCGAAGGTAAAGAGTATATAAAAGAAGAAATACCAAGACAAATAAGGGTAGAGGTACCACCTACAACAGGTTCTGAATTGCTTATCTCATTCATGACCACACTGCTTATAACCGGTGCTTTATTAATAATAATTTATTTATTTACAAAATAA
- a CDS encoding 2-C-methyl-D-erythritol 2,4-cyclodiphosphate synthase — translation MEITKINQSNIEEISKLIYEDKKEFFDELFGSKAIKYILDALSKDIPPFVKQNSLVLRGADKIKGVLLYSDKAGFRHGYQKWFGILGFKIFPVGSKMIYIIERILMDFSINDLYIVSLTGEMKEYLLYKFIKENRYKRIIVDTFDYEFFQKFGFQEEKPVHQKMKRLSKLSDYKTFTGIGWDTHPLVENRQLVLGGVEIESNLGLFGHSDADVLCHAIIDSIVGITHKKDIGTIFPENELNKGRRSLDMLCEIVKYISSTGFFASSVDCVIISPVRLKNYREEIIKSLEEVLNCPVSVKFKSGNDVYPESQMKGITAICVSNIDKI, via the coding sequence TTGGAAATAACAAAAATCAATCAATCAAATATTGAAGAAATTTCAAAGCTAATATACGAAGATAAAAAAGAATTTTTCGACGAATTGTTCGGAAGTAAAGCAATAAAATATATATTGGATGCTCTTTCAAAAGACATCCCACCATTTGTAAAACAAAATTCGTTAGTACTCAGGGGTGCGGATAAGATTAAGGGGGTTTTGTTATACTCTGACAAAGCAGGATTTAGGCATGGGTATCAAAAATGGTTTGGGATACTTGGATTTAAAATATTCCCAGTAGGTTCAAAGATGATATACATAATTGAAAGGATACTGATGGATTTTTCAATCAATGACTTGTACATAGTTTCTCTTACTGGTGAAATGAAAGAATATCTGCTGTACAAATTCATCAAAGAAAACAGATATAAAAGGATCATTGTTGATACCTTCGATTACGAATTCTTCCAAAAATTTGGTTTTCAAGAAGAAAAACCTGTCCATCAGAAGATGAAAAGACTTTCGAAACTCTCTGATTATAAAACATTTACTGGTATAGGTTGGGACACTCACCCACTTGTGGAAAACAGGCAACTTGTGTTGGGCGGGGTAGAAATTGAATCAAATCTTGGTCTATTTGGCCATTCTGATGCAGATGTTTTATGTCACGCAATCATAGATAGTATCGTTGGTATAACACATAAAAAAGATATTGGAACAATATTTCCGGAAAATGAATTAAATAAAGGTAGAAGAAGCCTTGATATGTTGTGTGAAATAGTAAAGTATATTAGCTCTACAGGATTCTTTGCTTCTTCCGTAGATTGTGTTATAATCTCTCCGGTAAGACTTAAAAACTACAGAGAAGAAATCATCAAAAGTTTAGAAGAGGTATTAAACTGCCCAGTCTCCGTGAAATTCAAAAGTGGGAACGATGTATACCCAGAATCCCAAATGAAAGGTATTACAGCCATATGTGTCAGTAATATTGATAAGATATAA
- the frr gene encoding ribosome recycling factor → MVNSYIKTTEDKMKKSVEKISEELKHLRTGRASPAVLEEIKVDYYGVPTPVLQVAQVTTEERQLIIKPWERNLLSAIEKAILASDLGLTPVNDGSVIRLTFPTPTTEQRQKWVKKAKEIVEEGKIAVRNIRRDIIKEIKDKKKDGEISEDDEKRLEKEIQNITDKYVAELDKLFEKKEKEIMEF, encoded by the coding sequence ATGGTTAATTCGTACATAAAAACAACTGAGGATAAGATGAAAAAGTCAGTTGAGAAGATTTCAGAAGAGCTAAAACACTTAAGAACAGGTAGGGCTTCTCCTGCTGTTTTAGAGGAAATAAAAGTAGATTATTACGGCGTTCCTACTCCCGTCCTTCAAGTAGCCCAAGTAACCACCGAAGAAAGGCAATTAATCATTAAACCTTGGGAAAGGAACCTACTAAGTGCGATTGAAAAGGCTATACTTGCAAGTGATCTTGGATTAACACCTGTTAACGATGGTAGTGTAATACGCTTGACATTTCCGACACCTACTACTGAACAACGCCAAAAATGGGTTAAGAAGGCAAAAGAGATAGTGGAAGAAGGTAAAATAGCGGTAAGAAATATAAGAAGGGATATTATCAAAGAAATTAAGGATAAAAAGAAAGATGGAGAGATATCTGAAGACGACGAAAAAAGGCTCGAAAAGGAAATACAAAATATCACAGATAAGTATGTAGCCGAACTTGATAAGCTGTTTGAAAAAAAGGAAAAGGAGATAATGGAATTTTGA
- a CDS encoding isoprenyl transferase, with amino-acid sequence MSLSGQIQHIAFIMDGNGRWAKRQGKPRTYGHYVGAYKIEDVVRWCANRGVKYTTFYAFSTENWKRPKEEVNFILNLLVEKIDEFYERMHKENVRLRFIGRLDELADTVKKKCEYYQEKTKNNSKIQAIMAFNYGGRYEIIDAVKKIIDDTRNDKLNIDSLDDSTFRNYLYAPDIPDPDLVIRTSGEMRVSNFLIWQIAYSELYFSNLLWPEFSEEELQKAIDEYTKRDRRFGGIK; translated from the coding sequence TTGAGCTTAAGTGGACAGATTCAACATATTGCTTTTATAATGGATGGAAACGGCCGGTGGGCAAAAAGGCAAGGTAAACCAAGAACATATGGACATTACGTAGGTGCTTATAAGATAGAAGATGTGGTTAGATGGTGCGCAAATCGTGGTGTTAAATACACCACGTTTTACGCTTTTTCCACCGAGAATTGGAAAAGGCCAAAAGAAGAAGTAAACTTTATATTGAATTTGCTTGTGGAAAAAATAGACGAGTTTTATGAGAGAATGCATAAAGAAAATGTGAGACTGAGATTCATCGGGCGTTTAGATGAGCTAGCAGATACTGTAAAGAAAAAGTGTGAGTACTATCAGGAAAAAACAAAAAACAACAGTAAAATCCAGGCAATAATGGCGTTCAATTATGGTGGAAGGTACGAAATAATAGACGCTGTAAAAAAAATCATCGATGATACAAGAAATGATAAATTAAATATAGATTCTTTAGATGACAGCACATTTAGAAACTACCTGTACGCACCGGATATACCCGACCCAGATCTTGTTATTCGTACTTCAGGAGAAATGCGGGTGAGTAACTTTCTTATTTGGCAAATAGCATACAGCGAACTTTATTTCTCAAATTTGTTGTGGCCGGAATTTTCAGAAGAAGAACTTCAAAAAGCTATAGACGAATATACCAAGAGGGATAGGCGTTTCGGGGGGATAAAATGA